The following proteins are co-located in the Oncorhynchus gorbuscha isolate QuinsamMale2020 ecotype Even-year linkage group LG22, OgorEven_v1.0, whole genome shotgun sequence genome:
- the nsun4 gene encoding LOW QUALITY PROTEIN: 5-methylcytosine rRNA methyltransferase NSUN4 (The sequence of the model RefSeq protein was modified relative to this genomic sequence to represent the inferred CDS: deleted 2 bases in 2 codons), with amino-acid sequence MAAFMDTRILLRKIKDLRCLTPRRNRVKAKWAGSQPKYPATNLALQNFDATYSLQLGEQWPSVRVSMLCEQKYGALVNNFSTTEGVIADLQSQGCRDFVCQPVGVGALERLQAPGFPLHDNPSTLESVGVSQDVAPPRLRTNIKCFVFPGGDISRFKPSRPDLYGMLGYYLMDAASILPALALDVQEGHSVLDVCAAPGGKTLALLQTQAIRFLCVNDISVSRTYRLQRVLNSYVPKELLTEERMRITSFDGRKWGEIERDTFDRVLVDVPCTTDRHSVMEDENNIFKRARTKERQRLPQLQTELLLAGIEAVRPGGQVLYSTCSLSQLQNEYVVERAMHLAREEHGISLQVVDLRPITRLFKDTFHFAPDPHLGQLVLPHLTANFGPIYMCKLQRLS; translated from the exons GCTGGCTCTCAGCCCAAGTACCCTGCCACAAACCTGGCCCTACAGAACTTTGATGCCACCTACAGCTTACAGCTGGGAGAGCAGTGGCCCTCTGTCCGCGTCAGCATGCTTTGTGAGCAGAAGTACGGGGCCCTGGTAAACAATTTCTCCACCACAGAAGGGGTCATCGCAGACCTGCAGTCCCAGGGATGTAGAGACTTTGTCTGCCAACCAGTCGGTGTAGGAGCTCTGGAGAGACTGCAGGCGCCTGGATTTCCTCTCCACGATAACCCTTCAACCCTCGAGTCTGTTGGTGTCAGTCAAGATGTGGCTCCTCCTCGCCTCCGCACCAATATCAAGTGCTTTGTTTTC CCGGGGGGAGATATCTCCAGATTCAAGCCTTCTAG ACCCGACTTGTATGGGATGCTTGGGTACTACCTCATGGATGCGGCGTCCATTTTGCCTGCCCTGGCCCTGGATGTCCAGGAAGGACACTCTGTGCTGGACGTCTGTGCCGCCCCA GGGGGCAAGACCCTGGCCCTGCTCCAGACACAGGCCATCC GATTTCTGTGTGTCAATGACATCTCAGTGTCTCGTACCTACCGCCTCCAGCGGGTCCTCAACAGCTACGTACCGAAAGAGCTGTTGACAGAAGAAAGAATGCGTATTACTTCCTTTGACGGCAGGAAATGGGGAGAAATTGAACGGGACACCTTTGACAGA GTCCTTGTTGATGTTCCCTgcaccacagacagacactctGTCATGGAGGATGAGAACAACATTTTCAAGAGGGCCAGgacaaaggagagacagaggctgcCCCAGCTGCAGACAGAACTCCTCCT TGCTGGTATTGAGGCGGTTCGTCCGGGGGGACAGGTGCTCTACTCCACCTGCTCCCTGTCCCAGCTACAGAACGAGTATGTGGTGGAGCGGGCCATGCACCTAGCCCGGGAGGAACACGGCATCAGCCTACAAGTAGTCGACCTTCGACCCATCACACGCCTCTTTAAGGACACTTTCCACTTCGCCCCCGACCCCCACTTGGGACAGCTGGTCCTTCCTCACCTCACCGCTAACTTTGGGCCCATCTACATGTGCAAGCTACAGAGGTTAAGCTAG